A segment of the Desulfocurvibacter africanus subsp. africanus DSM 2603 genome:
GAGCAGATTGCTTTTAAGACGCCCGCTCCGGCGTTGACGGCGCAAGTGAATTGCGCCTACGCCTACGCGCGGCGGCAAGCCATGCCGACGCATGGCTTGCAGAGCATTTTCAAAAGCAAAATGCTCTAAGGTAACTGATTGAACAAGATGCGTTAGGGCAATCAAGGCCACGGAGCAAGAATGCCGTCTCAAACCATCACATGCCCGTGGAGGCTGCGAAGGACGGCTTCGGCCGGGCGATCGCCCGGCCGCCAAGAAATCCGCCAGTCAGCCTATTCGCCTTCCCAATGTATGCAGCTTGCCGGACAGGTATCGATGGCTTCCTGTATGACGTCTTCCGGGGCTCCATCGGGATTGGTCACCGAGGCCTTGCCGGCGGATTCATCAAAGCTGAACACGTCCGGCGCAATCTCCACGCACGATTCACAACCGATGCACTCGTCCATATCCACATAAACGACGCGGGCCATATGCACCTCCTGGCACGTTTTGCCGCCTGAAGTGAGCGGTCGCACGCAGCATAGCACGTTTTGCATCCTGGGCAAGCACGGCCCAGATCGCCTGCATATCCGGGCCAATGCCTTCTTCTCCCGCCTGGATTGCCAGCTTTCTCCTATTCTGTCATGTAGGATAGCCTGAGGGTCATTGCGAATGGAGGGGTTAACGATTCTCTGCAACAGGAATCCGCTGCAAAAGAAGCCGCATTCGACGTTTCCGACCATTGTCTTGGCCAAGGTCTTGATCCTGGCCCTGACCCTGGCCGGCTGCGCCAAGGAACTGGCCCAGGACCTGGGGCTCGCACGCTCCGACGAGCCTGGCGGCATCCCCTACGAAGTGAAGATCACCGGCGCGCCGGACGAGGAAATGGAAGAACTCCTGCTCCTGGTCTCGGCTCTGGCA
Coding sequences within it:
- a CDS encoding ferredoxin, which codes for MARVVYVDMDECIGCESCVEIAPDVFSFDESAGKASVTNPDGAPEDVIQEAIDTCPASCIHWEGE